A stretch of the Pelodiscus sinensis isolate JC-2024 chromosome 8, ASM4963464v1, whole genome shotgun sequence genome encodes the following:
- the LOC142830384 gene encoding uncharacterized protein LOC142830384 produces the protein MAAPAGEPPGPPAEEAPRGRKRRAPSWSPRELEALIELWKEEEGLHDLHSRRRNADLYTRLAQNLAQQGHPSRNCEQVRSKVKELRLGYVRATEGRGAGPDACPYFAELHSFLGEPAPQAPPVPVDTCQRPPINRPTEPEEADDSGSASGEEASVATQQAPSSNSSEDGEEPTAGPSTRPSIAAAAPPPAGQPRRHRLRQRDQLLRRHVHAVEAIQASIEERVQGDLQWRQDAWAAFLAECRGMRTTMDTLTAHIVHAIHYGMGGAQAPAIPPVAQVMPPPIPAPGPVPAPPPIPAPGPVPAPPPIPAPGPVPAPPPDPVPAPVPAPVPGHAPVPGRVHAPGHLRVQPAPTRSAQRGQAGPRRSVRRGRPPQ, from the exons atggcagctcctgctggagagccccctggacccccagcggaggaggcccccaggggccgcaaaaggcgggccccatcctggagccccagggagctggaggccctcatcgaattatggaaggaggaggagggtctccacgacctccaTTCCCGGCGCCGGAACGCTGATCTGTACACTCGGCTTgcgcagaacctggcccagcagggacaccccagccgcaactgtgagcaggtccgctccaaagtcaaggagctgcggctggggtatgtcagggccactgagggcaggggggcaggacccgacgcctgcccatattttgcggagctccactcctttctgggagagcccgcccctcaagccccaccggtccccgtggacacctgccagcggccacctattaaccgtcccaccgagccggaggaggcagacgacagcggcagtgcatctggtgaggaggccagcgttgccacccagcaggccccctccagcaactcctccgaggacggggaggaacccactg cgggacccagcaccagaccctccattgcggcagcagcgccacccccagcaggccaaccccggaggcacaggctccgccagagggaccagctgcttcggcgccacgtccatgctgtggaggcaatccaggcctccatcgaggagcgggtgcagggggacctgcagtggcggcaggatgcctgggctgccttcctggccgaatgcagagggatgcgcaccaccatggacactctcacagcacatattgtgcatgccattcactatggcatgggcggagcccaggcccccgccatccctcctgtagcacaggtcatgccccctcccatcccagctcctggccctgttcctgcccctcctcctatcccagctcctggccctgttcctgcccctcctcctatcccagctcctggccctgttcctgcccctcctcctgaccctgttcctgcccctgttcctgcccctgttcctggccatgcccctgttcctggccgtgtccatgctcctggccacctccgcgtgcagcctgccccgacgcggtctgcccagcgtgggcaggctggcccccggaggagcgttcgcaggggccgcccaccccagtaa